A single region of the Chrysoperla carnea chromosome 5, inChrCarn1.1, whole genome shotgun sequence genome encodes:
- the LOC123301505 gene encoding uncharacterized protein LOC123301505, translating into MKLLSLLYFVSSVVFVNSLECTHQDESNNHTQAIFKHRENLANGYNGTLSPLDPLHVGNLTFSDNIENDVVNITIHEAIITGLSSFNSVKNCLLSNGSFVSLIGIPSLNVAGNYSTVSEILGVSRGTISATLNNIEISINGTLSRDQRNPVSNLTMSVIWDPTAMTNIEIKGKNISENYVKYLKDTRYLGKILNLTYSTYQPDVIQFLTNYFNAIENRYTPKHQ; encoded by the exons ATGAAATTGCTGTctttattgtattttgttaGCAGTGTAGTTTTCGTGAATTCATTAGAATGTACAC ATCAAGATGAAAGCAACAATCATACCCAAGCTATATTTAAACACCGTGAAAATTTGGCGAATGGCTATAATGGAACATTAAGTCCTCTAGATCCTCTGCATGTTGGAAATTTGACCTTCTCTGACAACATTGAAAATGACGT GGTAAACATTACAATACATGAAGCAATAATTACAGGTTTATCTTCATTTAATTCTGTTAAGAATTGTTTATTAAGCAATGGCTCCTTTGTGTCTTTAATTGGTATACCAAGCTTAAATGTCGCAGGAAACTACAGTACAGTTTCAGAAATTCTCGGTGTGTCAAGGGGTACAATTAG TGCAACATTAAATAATATCGAGATATCCATTAACGGAACTTTATCGCGAGATCAAAGGAACCCAGTCAGCAATCTAACAATGTCTGTGATATGGGACCCTACTGCCATGACAAAT ATTGAAATcaaaggtaaaaatatttctgaaaactatgtaaaatatttgaaggACACTCGTTACTTAGGGAAGATTTTGAATCTAACCTACTCAACCTACCAGCCTGATGTTATCCAGTTTCTTACTAATTACTTCAACGCCATCGAAAACCGATACACTCCGAAACACCAATAA
- the LOC123301506 gene encoding uncharacterized protein LOC123301506, which yields MRFLSLLCFVVCALFVNSKNVPADNVSEVFLKNRENFANGFDGSLPSLDPLNVDSFSVVANTPFGQTKSTLQHVSFKGFNSFDKIKSHTSPNGNFAIQIHVPKIEMAGDYTTVPAVLDVAGGQLKATLNDITINIAGETQKSKSTIKFNNVHVQIVFKAPTTNIELKGKNITEEYLKTFKPLLASKMGSLLSQATKVYQSEISEFVANYLNAMHEGTVKLL from the exons ATGAGGTTTCTTTCTTTATTATGCTTTGTTGTGTGTGCATTATTTGTGAATTCAAAAAACGTACCTGCag ATAATGTATctgaagtatttttaaagaatcgCGAAAATTTTGCAAATGGTTTTGATGGAAGTTTACCTTCTCTGGATCCTCTGAATGTTGATAGTTTTTCTGTGGTTGCAAATACACCATTTGGCCA GACAAAAAGTACACTACAGCATGTATCGTTCAAGGGTTTCAattcatttgataaaattaagagTCATACAAGTCCAAACGGCAATTTTGCTATACAAATTCATGTACCAAAAATAGAAATGGCAGGAGACTACACTACTGTGCCTGCTGTTCTCGATGTTGCTGGTGGCCAATTAAA AGCAACACTAAATGATATCACAATTAATATTGCTGGCGaaacacaaaaaagtaaatCTACGATCAAATTCAATAATGTTCACGTACAAATCGTGTTCAAAGCACCAACAACAAAT attgaactaaaaggaaaaaatattactgaagaatatttaaaaacattcaaacCACTTTTAGCTTCTAAAATGGGTTCACTTTTATCACAAGCCACTAAAGTTTATCAGTCCGAAATTTCCGAGTTTGTTGCTAATTACCTCAATGCTATGCATGAAGGCACTGTTAAGCTTCTGTAG
- the LOC123301504 gene encoding uncharacterized protein LOC123301504 codes for MRFLSLLCFVGCTLFVNSESVEDLQNLILNGVLKNRNNFANGFGGKLPSLDPLQIDDSFSVNANTIIELKDTIQHATFKGLTSFDQASLHLNTINSTFSFKLHIPKIEFSGDFNHDPVVLNVSNGSFSSTLNDVELNIIGDFNFVTYKHQNGKRQIPEFSNLRVLFEFGGLTTNIKIQAENISENYVQLFIPLLTTDMGPLLQQASETYQTEISQFVTNYLNEMHRIKA; via the exons ATGAGATTTCTTTCTTTATTGTGTTTTGTTGGCTGTACATTATTTGTGAATTCAGAAAGCGTAGAag ATTTGCAGAATTTGATACTTAATGGTGTATTGAAAAATcgtaataattttgcaaatgGTTTCGGAGGAAAATTACCCTCTCTAGATCCCCTTCAGATCGATGACAGTTTTTCTGTAAATGCCAACACTATAATTGA gcTAAAGGATACAATCCAGCATGCAACATTTAAGGGTTTGACTTCATTTGATCAAGCTAGCTtgcatttaaatacaattaatagtACCTTTAGTTTTAAACTTCACATaccaaaaatcgaattttcagGAGATTTCAATCATGATCCAGTAGTTCTTAATGTCTCAAATGGCTCATTCAG CTCAACTTTAAATGatgttgaattaaatataattggagattttaattttgttacttaCAAACACCAGAACGGCAAACGGCAAATACCAGAATTCAGTAATCTTCGTGTACTCTTCGAATTTGGTGGACTAACAACAAAC ataaaaattcagGCTGAAAATATTTCGGAAAATTATGTGCAATTATTTATTCCATTGTTAACAACTGACATGGGTCCTTTACTACAGCAAGCTAGCGAAACTTATCAGACCGAAATTTCCCAGTTTGTTACTAATTACCTTAACGAAATGCATCGAATTAAAGCATAA